In Pectobacterium aroidearum, the following are encoded in one genomic region:
- the thpR gene encoding RNA 2',3'-cyclic phosphodiesterase — protein sequence MSAPRRLFFALSLPETTQQEIIRWRAEHFPLEAGRPVAAANLHLTLAFLGDVSEQKAQVLQTLAGRIRQPAFSLTLNDAGHWPRPGVVWLGCRRAPRGLLQLAELLRSQAARNGCYQTALPFHPHITLLRGAARPVAIPPATFSWQVDMTQFSLYESLFDNGKTRYQQLESWSFIK from the coding sequence ATGTCAGCCCCTCGCCGCCTGTTTTTTGCCCTATCACTACCGGAAACCACACAGCAAGAGATTATCCGCTGGCGTGCCGAGCACTTCCCTCTGGAAGCGGGTCGTCCGGTCGCGGCGGCCAATCTTCATCTGACGCTGGCTTTTTTGGGTGACGTGAGTGAACAAAAAGCACAGGTCTTACAGACACTGGCAGGCCGCATCCGTCAGCCCGCCTTTTCCCTTACGCTGAATGACGCCGGACACTGGCCCCGTCCCGGCGTAGTCTGGTTGGGCTGCCGCCGCGCGCCGCGTGGCCTGCTACAGCTCGCGGAACTGTTGCGTTCTCAAGCTGCACGCAACGGCTGTTATCAAACGGCATTACCTTTTCATCCACACATTACGCTATTGCGCGGCGCGGCTCGTCCTGTTGCGATTCCCCCCGCAACCTTCAGTTGGCAGGTCGATATGACGCAATTCTCGCTTTACGAGTCACTCTTCGACAATGGTAAAACCCGCTATCAGCAGTTGGAAAGCTGGTCATTTATCAAATAA
- the sfsA gene encoding DNA/RNA nuclease SfsA, protein MNYTPRLQPARLIKRYKRFLADVVTPEGETLTLHCANTGAMTGCATPGDTVWYSTSDNPKRKYPHSWELTETQQNHWICVNTLRANTLLYEALLENRVEELSGYSDVKTEVRYGTENSRVDLLLQAPDKIDCYIEVKSVTLLQHECGYFPDAVTLRGQKHLRELQQMVSNGKRAVLFFAVLHSGIQQVSPARHIDSRYAELFTEAQRAGVEILCYGSTLCPDGITLTHKLPLLG, encoded by the coding sequence ATGAACTATACCCCACGTTTACAACCCGCCCGATTGATTAAACGTTACAAACGCTTTTTGGCCGATGTCGTGACCCCGGAAGGCGAGACGCTCACGCTGCACTGTGCCAATACTGGCGCGATGACGGGCTGTGCGACGCCCGGCGATACCGTCTGGTACTCCACATCCGATAACCCTAAACGTAAGTATCCGCACAGCTGGGAGCTGACAGAAACGCAACAAAATCACTGGATTTGTGTCAATACTCTGCGTGCCAACACATTATTATACGAAGCCTTATTGGAGAATCGCGTAGAAGAACTGTCGGGCTATTCAGACGTAAAAACGGAAGTGAGATACGGTACGGAAAATAGCCGAGTCGACCTGCTTTTACAGGCGCCGGACAAGATTGACTGCTATATTGAGGTGAAATCAGTCACATTATTGCAACATGAATGTGGTTACTTTCCCGATGCAGTTACACTCAGAGGGCAAAAGCATCTGCGTGAGCTGCAACAGATGGTTTCCAATGGAAAACGTGCGGTGCTTTTTTTCGCCGTGCTCCATTCAGGAATCCAGCAGGTTTCTCCCGCACGGCATATTGATTCACGCTATGCGGAATTATTTACAGAAGCACAACGGGCAGGGGTTGAAATTTTATGTTACGGCTCCACATTATGCCCTGACGGTATTACATTGACGCACAAGTTACCGTTGTTGGGATGA
- the dksA gene encoding RNA polymerase-binding protein DksA, protein MQEGQNRKTSSLSILAIAGVEPYQEKPGEEYMNDAQLAHFKRILEAWRNQLMDEVDRTVSHMRDEAANFPDPVDRAAQEEEFSLELRNRDRERKLIKKIAKTLVKIEEEDFGFCESCGVEIGIRRLEARPTADLCIDCKTLAEIREKQMAG, encoded by the coding sequence ATGCAAGAAGGGCAAAACCGTAAGACATCTTCTCTGAGCATTCTCGCAATTGCCGGAGTAGAGCCGTACCAGGAGAAGCCGGGCGAAGAGTATATGAACGACGCTCAGCTGGCTCATTTCAAGCGTATTCTTGAAGCATGGCGCAACCAACTCATGGATGAAGTGGATCGAACTGTATCGCACATGCGCGATGAAGCCGCTAATTTCCCCGATCCCGTGGATCGTGCTGCGCAGGAAGAAGAGTTCAGTCTCGAACTGCGTAACCGTGACCGTGAGCGCAAACTGATCAAGAAAATCGCCAAAACACTGGTGAAAATCGAAGAAGAGGATTTCGGATTCTGCGAATCCTGTGGCGTCGAGATTGGCATCCGCCGTCTGGAAGCACGTCCGACCGCCGATCTGTGTATCGACTGCAAGACATTGGCAGAGATACGCGAAAAGCAAATGGCAGGATAA